The Chiloscyllium plagiosum isolate BGI_BamShark_2017 chromosome 6, ASM401019v2, whole genome shotgun sequence sequence aggcagcatcctggtaagtgtcctctgaacccgctccaaagcatccacatctttcctataatagggtgaccagaactggacgcagtattctaagtgcggtctaaccaaagttttatagagctgcaacaagatctcacggctcttaaactcaatccccctgttaatgaaagccaaaacaccatatgctttcttaacaagcctgtccacttgggtggccattttaagggatctatgtacctgcacaccaagatccctctgttcctccacactgccaagaatcctatccttaatcctgtactcagctttcaaatttgaccttccaaaatgcatcatctcgcatttatccaggttgaactccatctgccacttctcagtccatttctgcatcctgtcaatgtcccgttgcagcctacaacagccctctatactatcaatgacacctccaacctttgtgtcatctgcaaacttgctgacccatccttcaatcccctcatccaagtcattaataaaaattacaaacagcagaggcccaaggacagagccctgtggaacaccactcaccactgacttccaggcagaatattttccttctactaccactcgctgttttctattgaccagccaattctgtatccagacagctaagttcccctgtatcccattcctcctgaccttctgaatgcgcctaccatggagaaccttatcaaatgccttgctgaagtccacatacaccacatccacagctcgaccctcatcaacttttctagtcacatcctcaaagaacttgataaggtttgtgaggcatgacctgcccctcacaaagccatgttgactacatttaatcaagccatgctcttccagatggtcataaatcctatccctcagaatcctttctaacaccttacagacgacagacgtgagactgactggtctgtaattgctggggatttccctatttcctttcttgaagagaggaattacatttgcctctctccagtcctcaggtacgactccagtggagagcgaggatgcaaagatcttcgcaagataaactatatataatatatatttattATATATCCTCTATAATAGTGAAAAATTATTTGAAGAACCTATGGGGTCAATTTAATAACACTTCAGTGATGAGCAATCAACACAGCCATTCAATTGATATTTTGCGATGAATTAAAATTCACAATTGAGCATGTTGTGTAATGTACACCACAAAAAGAGCTGAGTAAATGGTGATTTTATGTTATTTGAAACAGTGCTCAGAATAGAAGAGCAGTATTTAAACATTAACCAATATTAAAATGTTAGAAATAGACTAAACACATACAGTGCAAAAATATTAACTAAATATTAATCTTGTTTCTGTTTGTTCATTAAGCCTgcatattttaattagaattagaatttattgtcacgtactcagGTACAGAGATATAGGGTGACAGTGAAAAATGATCAAAGTCACCACTCTCCAGtaccaccttaggtacaaaagtacctagatacaaaatcttagatgcaaagtagaaaaataaggaaataaagttaaatgtTTAACATCACAATCTTTCTTAAATGCTTAGCCATGCGCCTGGATCTGGTCTTTACCACTCCGACACGTCATCACCAGCATGAAGCAGTTGGCCAGCCTTGagggccaaccagtccacaccgacactctaaAGGattacccacccagactcatttccctctgattaatgcacttaatACAATGGACATTTTAACATGACCAAtacacctggcctgcacatctttggactgtgggaggaaaccgagggAACCCAGAAGaagcccacgtagacacagggagaatgtgcaaactccacatagacagttgcccaaagctggaatcgaacctgggaccctggtggtgtgaggcagcagcactaaccactgagtcaccgtgtctTGACTGACATTGCTGCTGCCACGAGTCTGTGCTGGACCGATCTCAGCAATTCAGCTGCTGTTGAAGCTGCCACATCCTGCACTGGGCACTGGGGCCAACCTCACCCCCCTCCACTACCACTGCCAGAAGCACAACCTCACCCCCCTCCACTACCACTGCCAGGAACACAACCTCACTGTACATCTCTACCACTGCCAGAAGCACAACCTCACCCCCCTCCACTACCACTGCCAGGAACACAACCtcacccccctccaccaccactgccagGAACACAATCTCATCTACctccgctgctgctgctgccttcagGAGCACAAActcaactccctccaccactaggAACAAACTTTGCCTCCAACACACTGGACAGCTAAATGCTGGTCGAGCTCTCCACAGAAGGTAAGtaagattaaaatttaaaaataaaagagaaaaaaaatgatagaAAAGTAAAAGCAGGAGGAGCAGATGAGCTTTGGGCTCAGGCACCCACATGCTGAACTGCTATTCCCATTGCCATCGTGATCAGAAGGGTCAAATCTTGATTGTATACTTATGTATATTATGATTCACAGAAAAGAATGTTCAACATAGTTTAAAGTAAATTGTATAAAATGTGATGCATTTGTTTGGTAACTTTTAACAATTATTAAAAATGAATGCCATTTTCATACCACAATGAAATAATCAAATTGTAATCTAAAATGAAGTGCCACTGTTTTGAAATAGTATAATATTTTGATGAAAACTGCATCAGATAACTATTTAAACAAAGTACTTATTATTCCCTAATTGCAGTTTAGCCAATCATTTGGCCTCAGAACACGAACAACGCGTTTGTTCCTGTGATCATATTCATACTGTCTGGCTCCATTAGAGAAGTAGAAGTAGCCTGGAGAtaaaagaagtgcaaaacttaaaaatattttacaaatgtaATAATGTAGTACAAAATATAAATCAAACTAAACTATCACggtttttcaaaatattgaatattcCATTCCTCCAGAACTCACCTTTGCTTTGAAATGCTGATTCTACTTTGTTTCCAATACCTGGAAAGTCATCAACTATTCTTCTTGGGTAGTCTCTGTCCATTTGATTTTTCCATGTATTATAACTAAATACAGGATAATAAAATAACATTGAAATAAAGGATCATTGAAACATATCTATCttgtcaattattttatttttattatctaAGTCTTTGTCATAAGTCAATATTATTAAAATAGTAACTCTATTAATATTATCTTTTCCCAGAATAATAAGCTTTGAAGATGTCTTAGAGAAAGTGAAGATAAAGTCACAGTAGTCTTGCGATAAGTGTGTTCTCTCAttagctggtggtggtttaactgaaGGTCACCACGTCTCAGGAaaggggagaagttgagtagaaGAACCCTTCATCAAAACTTTAGTCaatgtgggaattaaacccatgctgttgccATTAGTCTGCATTGCAAAACAATCACCCAATCAACTGAGTTTTCTGATCCCGTTTTAGAAATGTTAATTAGATTGTGAAAGAAATTTAATTTATTCCTGAGTAATGGGAAATGCATATTAAACTCATACTTACCTCCAATACTTATTTCCAACAAAGAATAAGACTTTTCTTGTTTCCTTGATATATAAGGCAGCATCTATGTGTGTAACAGATCTTGGAAATTGAAAGGATCTGATGCTCCTAGGATAACCTTTCAAAATCCTGAAGCCTTGAATTAGCCAATATTTTGATCCTAGGGGGTTTTAACAAATATCTTAATCAACAGTGACGAGATAGGGCAAAACTTCAGAACGTTTAAGAAGTATTCAGTAAGTTAACAAATGCTTAGCAGAAAATATAAGAGCGGAAAGCAAGAAATGAATCTTCAGATTTCCATTCTTCATTCTACACTCATCAGCCAAACAAACGAAGAAACAGATCTGTTGATTTTTCTTACAAATTTTAATGTGCAAGCTTAATTTTTATCTATGATTTGAACTGATCATGCAATACTCTAGAACAATCTGCAAATTGTGTGTAAAATATAGTATAAAAATTCTAGAACCTTTGAAAATGGCCACCGCATCTCTGTTCTTGAATTCAACAGCAGCATCTACTGATCgaatatttggaaaaatatatttgattGGGATTACTGTCACATCTTGACGTTGATAATGTTTCCTCCAAAAAATTCTAAACAATAAGAAAGTTTATTTAATTActaaaaacaattttttaaaatccagaatcTATACAGGTACAATGTAATGTAGTCATTGGTAATCAAATCTACAGAAATATCAGCACTGAGGctaatctgaaatttaaaaaaagcctaCAGTGCAATTTACAAACATAACCATCAATCTTAAAATACAGAACATTTTAGTAGCAACTGTTTGGAAATAAGCCTACAATTCAAATCTGCTTTGTACAATTGGATGTGAATGCTGTGCAGTTTGTATAGATCTAATCTCAGAAAATCAATTCCATCAAGatcctgaagtgttggaggctgagtggtgaccttatagagatctgtaaaatcatgagggacatggatagggtgaaaagtaagaggaaaaagattttaaaaagacctgaggTGTGaggttttacacagagggtgttatgtgtGTGGaaaaagcacccagaggaagtgatggaggtgggtacaattacaacatttaaaaggcatttgatggggatatgaataggaagggtttagagggatatgggccaaatgctgccaaaggaattaggtcagattgggatatctagtttgGTGCAgaccaagttggaccaaagaatctgttttcGGGCTGTGTGACTATTGCATAATTACATAGTGTATTCACAATTTGCAGTATTGGTCTCCTCTAAAATTTGATCATgacatcacagaattgttatcgTGGAGAAGGAGataattcagcccattgtatctgcagAGACTCCCTGAGCATATTGGCTTAGTTTAATTCTTCTGTCTTTTTCCAGTAATGCTGCATTTAACGCCTCCTCGAGCACCTCAATTAAACTGCCACCATATCGCACTtcaaggcaatgcattccaaactctCACAATCTGCTCTGTGGAAAAGCTTATCATCTTGCATTTGGTTCTTTTGCAAAGtgctttaaaattgtgccctctgAGTCTCAAATGTTTCTCAGCCTTTCCCTCTCCATGTAAAATAATCCCAACTTCttaaatctatcctcataactgaaagtAGTCCTCTTGCACTCAGCTGCTGATAATTTGCCAGTGCTTCTATCTATTTTACTCAGAATGAAATTCCATGATGCAATCAGGTATTTTCCCTTATTCACCATATCTTGTTACAGGAATATCTCTTGTTTTCTTGCTGTCTGTCTGGATAATCTCATCTGAAGTTACaaatgcaaaacaaaggttacATTTTACTATTTTCCTTTGGTGCAATGGATCAACACATACTAAATCATAGTGTTAGTTCTATAATAactaaataaatgatcaaatatTTTAAGCATTAATAACATTAGTGTAATAGTTACAATAAATATAATCAAAACTGTTCATACCCATTCTTAAAGAACCAAAGTTCTCCACGTAAACGAGCAACTGCATCAAATGACAATTGGGGATCACACTTGTCCGGAGTTTTTGTTGGTTGAGGTGGTTTAGGCCGTGGTTGTGTTGGTCTTGGACCTTGACGAGCTCCTAAAGTACAGCAGGAGAATTTAAAGTGTTTGGTAAATAAGaaaaattataaattttaaaagtaattaaGGTAAATTTACGTTTGAAGCAAATAAAGAATTCTAAACTCTATGGATACCTATTACTGAGAAATAGTTTTAGAAATGTAAGATAAATTGGAGAAAAAGCaaaggaatgggctgaatggaaaaTGAAGAAAAACCTGCAGGATGTACTGTAAGAATTCTTTCTATGATGTAAAATTTTATTATTGTTGTAATAATTTGGAAATTACTTGTAAAATGCAAGAATTATGCAGCATTTTAAATGCAATATAAGTAATATTAATCTCATGAAATAGTTCCCACAGTCTATCACATTTTATTTAGAAAGATTTACTGATACCCATCTaatccccatagtgtggaaacaggccattcggcctaatgAGTGtacactgaccgtccgaagagtacaaaccttattgagttctttgagaaggtgaccaaacaagtggctGAGGGTCAaggggttgatgtggtgtatatggatttcagtaaggaatttgataagttccccacagtaggctgatgcacaaaatgcagagacatgagattgagggtgatttagtggtttggatcagaaattggctagctgaaagaagtcagaggatggtagttgatgggaaaagTTCATCTTAGAGTTCAGTTAcaagtggcgtgccacaaggatctgttttgtggccactgctgtttgtcatttttataaatgacctagatgaggggacagaaggatgggttagtaaatttgtggatgacactaaggtcataAATCTTCTCAGCACCCTTCTTTggtctggcactgtggctcattggttagcactgctgcctcacagtaccagggaccttggttcaattcccacctggggtgactgtgtgtggagtttgcatgttctccccatgtcttcgtgggcttcctccaggtgctcctgtttccttccacaatccaaagatgtgcaggctaggtgaattggccatgctaaattgcccaaagtgagggataaatataggggaatgggtctggatgtgttactctttggagggttggtgtggacttgttggacttgtctccatgctgtcgggaatctattctaatcaccctctccaaagcatccacatccttttggtaatgtggcgaccagaactgtacacagtattctaaatgcggccgaaccaatgtcttgtacaattttaacataacctgctagctcttatactcaaagcccgtctgatgaaggcaagcataccatataccttcttgaccactctatccacctgtgcagcaaccttcagggtacaatggacctgaactcccagatttctctgcccatcaactttccccaaggctcttccatttacagtatagttagTTCTAGAATCagacatcccaaaatgcatcacctcatatttgcctggatcgaactccatctgccacttctccgcccaactctccagtctatctatattctcctgcgttctttgacagtcccttatgatttctgctactccaccaatcttcatgtcacctgcaaactaacTGATtggaccaacagtgccctcttccagatcatttatgtatatcacaaacaacagtagccccaacactgatccctgtggaacaccactggtcacctttctccatttcaagaaactcccttcaactactactctctgtctcctgttgctcaaccagttctttatccacctagctagaacactctgcacaccatgtgacttcactttctccattagtttaccttggggaaccttatcaaacgccttactaaagtccatgtatatgacatcaacagtccttccttcatctatcaacctggtcacttcctcaaagaactctattaccttggtaaggcatgatctcccccacacaaaaccatgttgcttatcactgataagcccattcttttccaaatataaatagattttatccctcagcaccttctccagcaacactcccACCACTAACTGTATTTtgccagaatatccctactactcttcttgaatgggagacaacatgagcaaccctccagtcctctggcacctcccctgtacttaaggatgctacaaagatatctatcAGGGTCCCATTTCCTCtatcacctccctcagcaacctcaGAATGTGGAAGATttgtaaagggttcagaggagatttactaggatgttgcctggtatggagggaaggtcttatgagggaaggctgagggacttgaggctgtttttgttagagagaaggttgagaggtgacttaattgagacatataagataatcagagggttagatagggtggacagtgagagtctttttccttggatggtgatggctagcacgagggcagcatagctttaaattgaggggtgatagatataggacagatgtcagaggtagtttccttactcagagagtagtaggggtatggaatgccctgcctgcaacagtagtagactcaccaactttaagggcatttcaatggtcattggataaatatatggatgagaatggaacagtgtaggttagatgggcttcagattggtttcacaggcaggcacaatatcgagggccgaagggcctgtaatgggCTGTACTGCTCTACATTCGATGTTCTATCTAGTCCAGTGAGCACAATGTTCAACTTACCGTACAAAGCCTGGATGCCTCTCACGTCGTCCTTCGAGAGACGAAAACTGTTGATGTTTTGATAGGAATTGGGGTCGTAGGTGGGAAACATCAAAGCGGATCTCTGCTTTGAGTGTCCCAGTCCGAGAGAATGGCCAAATTCATGGGCCGCAACAAAAAACAAGTTGATTCCTGCGAAGATGGTGAAGCAACACAAATTGGTCAAGTTTATACGGAACGCTAGATATGAACagtttgaaaatgagaaatgaaTGAAGAATATGCATTGTGAGAACTATTCCATGAGCACCTCCTGAAGCCAATTTAACATTTGTCgttttaaatttgaattaaaattacaaaatgccGGCGCCCCGACATTTTCCACAGTCCATGTGATACGTCAGTGCATGAACAGTTCAATATACTCTCGGTTAAATCTCTCCCATTTCAGTAGTTGGAAACTCCTTACCAGATCTTGACAACGTCCACCTTTCATCTTCATCAAAGTGAGCATCGCCGCCGAGATCTGCTCCAGGAGCAAAAGCGTGCGCTAAAACACCGCCCTCTCCATCGAAGTCGCTAAAGTCCCCATGACCTAGGAGTAAACAGCACCCAAAAATTAAACGGCAGGAAGAAAATAAAACGGCAGGACACAGACAGAATTGTTGAACGTACTGCGACTTGCGAACGAAATCCTGATATCAGCTTCTCCGGAATAGAGTCTGACAAAGGTCAGGGGAGTGACATCGCTCCAAACTTGTAAAGCCAGGGGGATCACAGCATCCACCTCTCGCTTGCTCAGTTTCGACGTGTACTTTTCAATCCTAGTCGGGAAGAAGGAGGTGAACAAATAGTTGCTTTGTaaaagtttgttttcacttgcTACCTGATGATGTGAGCCGCCCCAGCCGCGCTATCTACctgtaggtgatggtgttcctgggCCACCGGGGTGTTCCTGGGAAGAGACTGTAGGGCTGGACATCAGGCACTCCACAACGGGGCTTCTTCATCTCTGCCAGCGTCTCCCGGTCCAGGGTGCCAGTTACCTGCAGACCAAAGAATTCTTGCATTTCTTCGATCTTTCTCGTTAATCCGTCGTTGCTTTTTCTCAAAGCGGCCTCTGTCATGTTGTAAAATGTCTTCAGGTATTTCTAGttagaaaaggaaaacaaagtttatttCAAAGCTAAATGCAAATTTTCTCCCTTTATTTCAAATTCAACGAAACTGAGTTTTTACTTTAGTTGATTTTAATGcacaattactgtttcatatattatctttatatattatatatatatatatatatatatatatatatagtgcatCGATATATGCATTCGCTGGTGGTATATATTGTACccgacattggttccagtcctgtTCACTAACTGGTTCGGTGGCGGAGCTCAGCGGAAGAGCTAGACACACTGATAGATAAACAAATACATAAAGAACGATAATCTTCATGTAGCTCATCTTTCCGTTCGAGAAGTCTTGTCATGAGTTAAGTCTTTCTGAATTGCCCGGGTTTTATAGGTAGTTGATCAGGATCTTGCACAATCCTAGCGTGTCTGACAGGGGGAAAATGACCAACATTTCTTTCAACCGGTGGCAGTGATATCACCAAGATCTCGGAGCTGGAGGCGTTACACGCATTCGTTTTGTTGTTTAAATAGTGCACTTTATATTTAGACAAAGAAATAACAGAAGTATGAAACACGCGAAGGGAGAGTCTCCCACATATTACGTAATAAAACAGAACATTTTCTTAAAGTTAGGGAAGATGACCTTTGACTGTTCTAGCTGAGTGGGAAGTTTGGAAGGAAGATTTGCTTGTTAACGAAGTTGAATTTTAAAAACCACTTCCTcagaatggtctattcctgtgcCTATTTCTTATGGTATTAATGCACAACTATTTTGTTAGAAAAAGCGACCAGCCAAATCTCCCGTTATATTTGCCAAACAGCTAGCATCTGGTCATTGGAAGAAATCTTCTTCACTTCCATGGGAGGATCATCTTAGGCGTTTCCTGTAAAGTTTCAACCAGATTTTCAGTCAAAGTTTGTCTCTTCCCATTTTTCAGAAAACAGGGCAGAGTGTCCAAAGGCTGTAAGCTGAAAGGGAAATAGATTTTGAATTATCAAGAAAATGAAAATCTAACTTGACAAAGCAGCACTATATGTGTTCAGTTCAGAAACTCTGCACTAACTTTAATGGGTTGGCAATGAATAAAAATGTCCATTATTTCATTAGTCTTTCATTCGATCAAAATCGAATTCACAATAATCTTTCAGACTATGTAATGGCTCTATTCCCCAATGTGGAGCAGCTTCATCTCTTAACTAAATACAGAAAGTCTATTATTCTTTCTCTGATCATTAATGGCATGGCAAAAAAAAGGCCCATATATCATCTGGCATGATATTTTTTGCTTGAAACTCTTCAGCCCTGTACCGTATTTATATATTACTAATGTATTGTAATTAGTAATATATAAatattatatatttatataatacCAGCCTCTTTGCACGTGGGTAtgagaaaggtaaaaacaaggactgcagatgttagaaaccagattctaaattagagtgatgctggaaaagcacagcagttcaggcagcatccaaggagtaggaaaatcaacttttcgggcaaaagtccttcttcaggaatattccaCTCTAATCTGGAACGTGGGTATAAGAGCCAGAACTGCTTGTTGCAGCTGGGACTTTGCAATGTTCATGTTGCTAGTGGCATAACAAGCTAAGCAATGACCTTCACACTGCACTGCTGCACTATTATCCCTGAggtaatgatttgatttgatttgatttgatttaatttattattgtcacaaaaTTGATGGCATGgtagacagtgaagatggttttctaacattacaaagggatcttgatcaaatgggtcaacaAGTGGAAAAATGGTAGATGggattcaatctggataaatgtgagatattgcattttggtacagcaaacaagggtagggcttatgcaattaatgatagggccttgggttgtgttgtagaacagagggacctaggggtgcaggtagatatttctttgaagtttgcatcatatgtagacaggctggttaagaagatgtttagcacacttgccctcattgctcagacttctgagtataggagttgggacacatgttgaggttgtattggtcattggtgaggcctcttctggaatattgtgtttggtTTTGGTCGctgaattataggaaggatatgattaaactggagagggttcagaagagatttatgaggatgttgccaggtatggaaggtttgagttataaagaaaggctggatagcctggggcatttttcactggagcgtaggaggttgagaggtcacCTTTGAAGAGTTTATAAGAGAGAAGTAGAATTAATCATAGttatctttttcctaggatgggggattttaagaccaCGGGGCAATTtttaaaggtgaaaggagagaaatttaaagacatgaggggcaattattttacacagagggtggttcatgtttggaatgaatcTCCTGAGGATGGAATGAGCATggttacagttacaatgtttaaatacatgaa is a genomic window containing:
- the LOC122550420 gene encoding stromelysin-1-like — protein: MSYMKIIVLYVFVYLSVCLALPLSSATEPVSEQDWNQCRKYLKTFYNMTEAALRKSNDGLTRKIEEMQEFFGLQVTGTLDRETLAEMKKPRCGVPDVQPYSLFPGTPRWPRNTITYRIEKYTSKLSKREVDAVIPLALQVWSDVTPLTFVRLYSGEADIRISFASRSHGDFSDFDGEGGVLAHAFAPGADLGGDAHFDEDERWTLSRSGINLFFVAAHEFGHSLGLGHSKQRSALMFPTYDPNSYQNINSFRLSKDDVRGIQALYGARQGPRPTQPRPKPPQPTKTPDKCDPQLSFDAVARLRGELWFFKNGIFWRKHYQRQDVTVIPIKYIFPNIRSVDAAVEFKNRDAVAIFKGSKYWLIQGFRILKGYPRSIRSFQFPRSVTHIDAALYIKETRKVLFFVGNKYWSYNTWKNQMDRDYPRRIVDDFPGIGNKVESAFQSKGYFYFSNGARQYEYDHRNKRVVRVLRPNDWLNCN